The Camelina sativa cultivar DH55 chromosome 16, Cs, whole genome shotgun sequence sequence GGTTCACTTCTTAGCTTGTTGATTAGCGGAATCTATGGCGGAGGGAGCACCACTACCGGACAGGGTCGGTGCGTCGGTTGTGCCGCCGCCTTGGCCAGGCTTAACATCTTGGTGACCAGAAGTCCCATAAGCGTTCTTCTTGTAATCTTCTATATCCTCATACTTTGTGTACGGACTGGTTTCTAGTGGCAACTCTTGTTTCTCATCTCTCTTCGACATATTTCTTGAATTTAAGGTTAGctttttttgttccttcttttGTGAAGACAATAtctttggacaaaaaaaagaagagtaaattACTTATGGAAGACGTGAATTAACTTTGTCCAAAGAAATTGCACAAAATTAGCCAAAGAACTAGGGAGTGTCTTTGACTAGGTAATTTTCTCATTTGATTAACAACATTATAACTGATACATTTTCACacctaaaattaaaaacctataatgTAAAAGAATACAACCAAATTTATAAGTTATACCatgaaaaaattacataattgtGCTCCTTCATCATAAGAAAAATCCAACACATGTATGAATCCTTCTTCCAGCATCTGTCTACtaaccaaacaaaccaaatccTTTGTCTCTTCAATCCTCGGATGCATTGTATCTCCTACAACAAAAACATGGAACTGATTCTTCAGCTCGATCCAACTGCAACCTACTTCTTTGTTCACCCCGTTTTCCTTCATGACTTTCCAAATCCGTTCCACATCTCTCATCCGCCCTAAAGCCGTGTAAATGCCTGACAATTGCACATACGTTGACGATTCTCTAGATCCAAGGGCGATGAGCTTCTCTCCTGCATAAGCTCCTAGCTCACAATTCCCATGGTTCTTACATGCGCTTAATAGTATCCGCCAAAGGCATAAACCGTGATCGATACTAGCTGATTCAATGAACTCTTTTGCCTCTTTGAGCTGTCCTGCACGGCTCAGCAGATCAACCATACAAGCATAGTGGTCTACTTTTGGATCAATCCCGTACTGATCAGACATCATATGGAAATAAGACCAGCCTCTCTCTACAAACCCTTTATGGCTACACGCTGATATAATGTTCACGAAAGTGACATCGTCTGGTTCCGTTCCTTCTACTAACATCTCCTCAAACAGTTCTAAAGCCTCGTCTCCTTGTCCGTTATGGGACAAGCCTGAGATCATTGCGTTCCAAGACACAACATCTTTATTGGGAGTTCTTCTAAAGACAAGGTTCCCATCTTCTAAAACCCCGCACTTTGAGTACATTGTAGAAAGTGCGCTTCCAATTGGAACTTCAAGCCCAAACCCGTGCTTGATTGTGTGGCCATGTACTTGCTTTCCGAGCTCCAAGGTAGCTAGAGAGGAGCAAGCTTTTAGAATGCTTGCCATAGTTGGTTCGTTTGGGATAATACCTTGTGTCTTCATTCCACGGTACAGAACGAGAGCCTCTTCGTTATCTGAGTTTTGAACATACCCGCTTATAATCGATGTCCAAAGAGCGACATCACGCTCTTGTAGACAATCAAACCCTTTCCTGGCATCTGCTAGACAACCACCTTTCCCATACATGTCAACCAAAGCTGTAGTCGCAAATAAATGTCTTTCATATCCCAATTTTAACAAGAAAGAATGAAGTTGTTTCCCTTCTTCTACATAGCAAATGTCACTGCATGCATTAAGAACCCCAACAATCGTGTATTCGCTGGGCTTGATTCCAGCAGAAAACATTCTCG is a genomic window containing:
- the LOC104749499 gene encoding pentatricopeptide repeat-containing protein At2g33680-like isoform X2 yields the protein MIKAPAMKAIKKKIEKDIYGVGSIGLFTDLDRESLAIRQKPGLEEHSGLEPTTRDKQCSMTVKAMHPSTFQTELNSFTHTSTLLKELTHHSQKRNLVAGRAVHAQIIRTGTSTCTQHANVLVNFYAKCGQLPKAHSIFNAIICKDVVSWNSLITGYSQNGGTSSSHTVMQLFRNMRAQNILPNAYTLAGIFKAESSLQSCTVGRQAHALVVKMSSFGDIYVDTSLVGMYCKAGLVQDGLKVFALMPERNTYTWSTMVSGYATRGRVEEAVKVFNLFLREKEDESDSDYVFTAVLSSLAETEYVGLGRQIHCITVKNGLLGFVALSNALVTMYSKCESLTEACKMFDSSGDRNSITWSAMVTGYSQNGESLEAVKLFSRMFSAGIKPSEYTIVGVLNACSDICYVEEGKQLHSFLLKLGYERHLFATTALVDMYGKGGCLADARKGFDCLQERDVALWTSIISGYVQNSDNEEALVLYRGMKTQGIIPNEPTMASILKACSSLATLELGKQVHGHTIKHGFGLEVPIGSALSTMYSKCGVLEDGNLVFRRTPNKDVVSWNAMISGLSHNGQGDEALELFEEMLVEGTEPDDVTFVNIISACSHKGFVERGWSYFHMMSDQYGIDPKVDHYACMVDLLSRAGQLKEAKEFIESASIDHGLCLWRILLSACKNHGNCELGAYAGEKLIALGSRESSTYVQLSGIYTALGRMRDVERIWKVMKENGVNKEVGCSWIELKNQFHVFVVGDTMHPRIEETKDLVCLVSRQMLEEGFIHVLDFSYDEGAQLCNFFMV
- the LOC104749499 gene encoding pentatricopeptide repeat-containing protein At2g33680-like isoform X1, with the translated sequence MFRLPQEVLKSMIKAPAMKAIKKKIEKDIYGVGSIGLFTDLDRESLAIRQKPGLEEHSGLEPTTRDKQCSMTVKAMHPSTFQTELNSFTHTSTLLKELTHHSQKRNLVAGRAVHAQIIRTGTSTCTQHANVLVNFYAKCGQLPKAHSIFNAIICKDVVSWNSLITGYSQNGGTSSSHTVMQLFRNMRAQNILPNAYTLAGIFKAESSLQSCTVGRQAHALVVKMSSFGDIYVDTSLVGMYCKAGLVQDGLKVFALMPERNTYTWSTMVSGYATRGRVEEAVKVFNLFLREKEDESDSDYVFTAVLSSLAETEYVGLGRQIHCITVKNGLLGFVALSNALVTMYSKCESLTEACKMFDSSGDRNSITWSAMVTGYSQNGESLEAVKLFSRMFSAGIKPSEYTIVGVLNACSDICYVEEGKQLHSFLLKLGYERHLFATTALVDMYGKGGCLADARKGFDCLQERDVALWTSIISGYVQNSDNEEALVLYRGMKTQGIIPNEPTMASILKACSSLATLELGKQVHGHTIKHGFGLEVPIGSALSTMYSKCGVLEDGNLVFRRTPNKDVVSWNAMISGLSHNGQGDEALELFEEMLVEGTEPDDVTFVNIISACSHKGFVERGWSYFHMMSDQYGIDPKVDHYACMVDLLSRAGQLKEAKEFIESASIDHGLCLWRILLSACKNHGNCELGAYAGEKLIALGSRESSTYVQLSGIYTALGRMRDVERIWKVMKENGVNKEVGCSWIELKNQFHVFVVGDTMHPRIEETKDLVCLVSRQMLEEGFIHVLDFSYDEGAQLCNFFMV
- the LOC104749498 gene encoding uncharacterized protein LOC104749498: MSKRDEKQELPLETSPYTKYEDIEDYKKNAYGTSGHQDVKPGQGGGTTDAPTLSGSGAPSAIDSANQQAKK